In Leptospiraceae bacterium, one DNA window encodes the following:
- a CDS encoding phosphoribosylglycinamide formyltransferase, which translates to MQVLFKKKLKKKTIFLCSGRGSNFEAVMKSIHSGKISANPVALITDNPDAKALEIAKNYNLERIVLPYKNYSNKQEFHSDLIKSTLSFSPDLIVTAGYMRILNKDFISNFPNKIINIHPSLLPSFPGLNSQKQALDYGVKFTGCTTHFVDEGVDSGPIILQAVVKIENLISERDLTYKILKEEHKILPLSVKYFCEDKIQIIGRKVTILQ; encoded by the coding sequence CTGCAAGTGTTATTCAAAAAAAAGCTAAAGAAAAAAACCATTTTTTTGTGTTCCGGTAGAGGATCGAATTTTGAAGCCGTAATGAAATCTATCCATTCCGGGAAAATTTCCGCAAATCCGGTCGCCCTGATTACAGACAACCCTGATGCAAAAGCTCTCGAAATTGCAAAAAACTACAATTTAGAAAGAATCGTACTGCCCTACAAAAATTATTCAAATAAGCAAGAGTTTCACTCGGATCTCATAAAATCAACCCTTAGTTTTTCACCCGATCTGATTGTTACCGCAGGGTATATGAGGATTCTAAACAAAGATTTTATTTCCAATTTTCCGAATAAAATTATCAATATCCACCCATCTCTATTGCCTTCTTTTCCTGGTTTAAACTCACAAAAACAAGCCTTAGACTATGGAGTAAAATTTACCGGCTGCACGACCCATTTTGTTGACGAAGGAGTAGATTCTGGTCCGATTATACTCCAAGCAGTAGTAAAAATAGAAAATTTGATTTCAGAAAGAGATTTGACTTATAAAATACTAAAAGAAGAGCATAAGATATTACCGCTTTCGGTAAAATATTTTTGTGAAGACAAAATTCAAATAATAGGTAGAAAGGTAACTATTTTACAATGA
- a CDS encoding cache domain-containing protein, which produces MKLILNNIKYQITLIFAIVIAISFSTTALFTSISFQDKFEKLIQQELKSDIRFSKELLELRLPGDWSARGNSLYKGEVLINNNFEIVDMIKEISGNTASIFLGNTRVTTNVLKPNGERAVGTKVSPLVENTVLKNNKPYYGAADVLGVMNQTAYEPILNRQGEVIGILYVGIPSTTYKYLINEFILLMIAISTIILILGGGVMLYFINKKISPLKSLTEVTKKIAKGDLKFDYTIKESEDEIGVLSSSVHIMKDQIYEVISKMKQATLENNKIVTKLSNYSIDLSYTAGIQTEQSKEFHSTFLELSKSSKKINENIESSVDSTKNVSNIILEFINSFKDIAQITHQLNSLITHITNNILTSENEIRDIAKAIQNIKESTGQVSEFIGIITEISDRTNLLSLNASIEAARAGESGRGFAVVASEITKLADKTLHSVKDIESIISTSSKSIQTGIDRVNLTLDSIHSVINNFDSINNYTNEIREKFEKQSEITNTISENLDNINSYSDEIKSSLMIQKNFLSEVSYSAESLTQSAEDLNTQALSLKDMSDGLSQTNDSMFQSVSNFTI; this is translated from the coding sequence ATGAAACTCATCCTGAATAATATCAAATATCAGATTACCCTGATATTTGCTATAGTTATTGCAATAAGTTTTTCCACCACTGCACTATTCACCTCCATCTCCTTCCAAGACAAATTTGAAAAGCTAATACAACAAGAATTAAAATCGGATATACGGTTTTCAAAAGAGCTTCTGGAACTTAGACTGCCAGGAGATTGGTCAGCAAGAGGAAACTCTCTTTATAAGGGAGAGGTTCTTATAAACAATAATTTTGAAATAGTTGACATGATCAAAGAAATTTCAGGAAATACAGCTTCGATTTTTTTAGGAAATACAAGAGTGACAACTAACGTATTAAAGCCGAACGGAGAAAGAGCGGTTGGAACAAAAGTATCTCCTCTCGTAGAAAATACTGTATTAAAAAATAATAAACCCTATTACGGTGCGGCAGATGTGTTGGGTGTTATGAATCAAACTGCTTACGAGCCAATCCTAAATCGACAAGGAGAAGTAATCGGTATATTGTATGTTGGAATTCCAAGTACGACCTATAAATATCTGATCAATGAGTTTATTCTACTAATGATTGCAATCAGTACTATTATTTTAATTCTTGGAGGAGGAGTAATGCTATATTTTATAAATAAAAAAATCTCTCCTCTAAAAAGTCTTACAGAGGTTACAAAAAAAATAGCCAAGGGAGACTTGAAGTTCGACTACACAATCAAAGAATCTGAAGATGAGATCGGGGTGCTTTCTTCAAGTGTTCATATTATGAAAGATCAAATTTATGAAGTGATCTCAAAAATGAAGCAAGCTACCTTAGAAAATAATAAAATTGTGACAAAGTTATCCAACTACTCTATTGATTTGAGCTATACGGCAGGAATACAGACAGAACAATCGAAAGAGTTTCATTCTACTTTTTTAGAATTGTCAAAATCTTCTAAGAAAATCAATGAGAATATTGAAAGTTCTGTTGACTCGACAAAAAATGTAAGTAATATCATTTTAGAATTTATAAATTCTTTTAAAGACATTGCACAAATCACCCACCAATTAAACAGCCTCATCACCCATATCACAAACAATATCTTAACCAGTGAAAATGAAATACGCGATATTGCAAAAGCGATCCAAAACATAAAAGAAAGCACAGGACAAGTTTCGGAGTTTATAGGGATTATTACTGAAATCTCTGATAGGACAAATTTATTGTCATTAAACGCATCCATCGAAGCGGCAAGAGCTGGAGAGAGTGGACGAGGGTTTGCAGTTGTAGCCTCCGAGATTACCAAGTTAGCCGATAAAACTCTTCACAGCGTGAAAGACATTGAATCAATCATTTCAACTTCCTCAAAATCTATTCAAACCGGGATTGACAGGGTGAATCTGACTCTTGATAGTATCCACTCGGTGATTAACAATTTTGATAGTATCAATAATTACACAAACGAAATCAGAGAAAAATTTGAAAAGCAAAGTGAGATAACAAATACTATTTCAGAAAATTTAGACAATATCAACAGCTACTCCGACGAAATCAAATCGAGCTTAATGATTCAGAAAAATTTCTTGAGTGAGGTATCTTATAGCGCAGAATCTTTAACTCAAAGTGCAGAAGACCTAAATACCCAAGCTCTTTCATTAAAAGATATGTCAGATGGTTTAAGCCAAACTAACGATTCTATGTTTCAATCAGTGAGCAATTTTACAATCTGA
- a CDS encoding cytochrome c3 family protein — translation MNKQAIKITVSLAVIAVILYLIFSPARTVGYSPDQPIPFNHKIHAGDDKIDCRYCHTTVETSAHAGIPPTATCMNCHKMVAPKNSNVQWLKKQYEENKPIEWIKVHDTPDFVFFNHSRHISRGVDCSKCHGNIAEAVKVKQVESMNMGFCVNCHRENNAPNDCSTCHR, via the coding sequence ATGAACAAGCAGGCTATTAAGATAACCGTCTCTCTTGCAGTAATTGCAGTGATTCTTTATCTCATTTTTTCTCCGGCAAGAACTGTCGGATATTCACCGGATCAACCGATTCCGTTCAATCACAAAATACACGCAGGAGATGATAAGATCGATTGTAGATATTGTCATACAACTGTAGAAACTTCGGCACACGCAGGGATTCCGCCTACCGCAACTTGTATGAATTGCCATAAAATGGTAGCACCGAAAAATTCAAATGTCCAATGGTTGAAAAAGCAGTATGAAGAAAATAAACCAATCGAATGGATAAAGGTTCACGATACACCGGATTTTGTATTTTTCAATCACTCAAGACATATTTCGAGGGGTGTGGATTGTTCTAAGTGTCATGGAAATATAGCTGAAGCTGTAAAGGTAAAACAAGTGGAGTCTATGAATATGGGTTTTTGCGTAAATTGTCATCGTGAAAACAACGCTCCAAACGATTGTTCTACTTGTCACAGATAA
- a CDS encoding DUF1574 family protein, with protein MNKKNFYIYYPLIFLIFLFFIDKIFSISFFKERFLQTGNAVYYKHRELLLEKLKKDTTNKNLILVFGDSRGYSYSDLAFEKNFVRKNSWKVYNFSAAQAVPAYSFYMFRKVIESKVKPKLVVFAVSPEGFDDSKRLIFKPFLRLGADREFISKYWKFLPKEDRYEYFLDKIFVYRSLEFDYKLLLNRIQSKSLSQYDPKTNSEMMILNLYNGAQVAYTTFQNDDTKLKKDSLRMKNIYFSNFKIDSTQYFFIEEMLKLAKENEVMVNILFPKVYPDYKKIYDEFDLKNTWWKKLEELSENYQMKSFNLNEVSNCSLFYDASHQSSICFNEQLNFLLDEYEKTHSKK; from the coding sequence ATGAACAAGAAAAATTTTTATATTTACTACCCTTTGATTTTTCTAATTTTTTTATTTTTCATAGATAAAATTTTTAGTATTTCTTTTTTTAAAGAACGTTTTTTACAAACAGGGAATGCAGTCTATTACAAACATAGAGAATTGCTTTTAGAAAAATTAAAAAAAGACACAACTAATAAGAATTTGATCTTGGTGTTTGGTGATTCGAGGGGGTATTCCTATTCTGATCTTGCATTTGAAAAAAATTTTGTAAGAAAGAATTCTTGGAAGGTGTACAATTTCAGTGCAGCTCAGGCAGTTCCTGCGTATTCTTTTTACATGTTCAGGAAAGTTATAGAAAGTAAGGTGAAGCCTAAACTTGTTGTGTTTGCAGTTAGCCCGGAAGGTTTCGATGATTCTAAAAGACTTATATTTAAGCCTTTTTTAAGACTTGGGGCTGATAGAGAATTTATTTCTAAATATTGGAAATTTTTGCCGAAGGAAGACAGGTATGAATATTTTTTAGATAAGATTTTTGTGTATCGATCTTTGGAATTTGATTATAAGCTTTTATTGAATCGAATACAATCAAAATCTCTATCTCAATACGATCCGAAAACAAATTCAGAGATGATGATTTTAAATTTGTACAATGGTGCGCAAGTAGCCTACACAACTTTTCAAAACGATGATACAAAACTAAAAAAAGATTCTCTTAGAATGAAAAATATTTATTTCTCAAATTTTAAAATTGACTCTACTCAATATTTTTTCATTGAAGAAATGTTGAAACTTGCAAAAGAAAATGAAGTTATGGTAAATATTCTTTTCCCAAAAGTGTATCCAGATTATAAAAAAATCTATGATGAGTTTGATTTAAAAAATACATGGTGGAAAAAATTAGAAGAGTTGAGTGAAAACTACCAGATGAAATCTTTCAATTTAAATGAAGTTTCTAACTGTTCGTTATTTTACGACGCATCCCACCAGTCTAGTATTTGTTTTAACGAGCAGTTGAATTTTCTTTTAGATGAATACGAAAAAACCCATTCAAAAAAATAA
- a CDS encoding molecular chaperone DnaJ: MENYNFIDAVLFFGLEKNFSRKEFQKAYHALSMKYHPDRGEFTSDVLFIELVKYREVIEEYLENRENLDSKSIKNSKDYQIYREAKFIENESILNYFKKRDGLKISLKENENPELKILKTKLNSAKEKYEEILSNYPKSIWLEDSKNSIQRIEIWFH, translated from the coding sequence TTGGAAAACTACAATTTCATAGACGCAGTTCTTTTTTTTGGATTAGAAAAGAATTTCTCTCGAAAAGAATTTCAGAAGGCTTACCACGCCCTATCTATGAAATACCATCCCGACAGGGGAGAATTTACCTCTGACGTTTTATTTATCGAGCTTGTAAAATACAGAGAAGTCATCGAAGAGTATCTAGAGAACCGTGAAAATCTTGACTCCAAGAGTATAAAAAACTCGAAAGATTATCAAATTTACAGAGAGGCTAAATTTATAGAGAATGAATCTATTTTAAATTATTTTAAAAAAAGAGACGGGCTTAAAATTTCATTGAAAGAAAACGAAAACCCTGAGCTAAAGATCTTAAAAACAAAATTAAATTCTGCAAAAGAGAAATACGAAGAGATACTATCAAATTACCCGAAGAGTATATGGTTAGAAGATTCAAAAAATTCGATTCAAAGAATTGAAATCTGGTTTCATTAA
- a CDS encoding RNA polymerase sigma factor: MTEEEFAKIVNSTKKIVLSAISKHLRERFSFAIDDVAQETYFRAYKSLSKNSFRGDSLLSTWLYTIAKNESIRMNSKLEKEEKKIEKLKNQTKTEEIDSEVGLVEKYLTLLQKIPKKYSEILLHYHKGYSEKEISEKLNISKGTVKSRNSRGKVMIKKLSMEVENK, encoded by the coding sequence ATGACTGAAGAAGAATTTGCGAAAATCGTAAACTCTACAAAAAAGATCGTCCTCTCTGCGATTTCCAAACATCTCAGAGAGAGGTTTTCTTTTGCTATTGACGATGTTGCCCAAGAAACTTATTTCCGGGCTTACAAATCGCTAAGTAAGAATAGTTTTCGAGGAGATTCTTTATTAAGCACTTGGCTATACACTATCGCCAAAAATGAATCTATCAGAATGAATTCCAAATTGGAAAAAGAAGAAAAAAAAATCGAAAAATTAAAAAATCAAACTAAAACAGAAGAAATTGATTCTGAGGTTGGACTCGTCGAAAAATATTTAACCCTACTCCAAAAAATCCCAAAAAAATATTCTGAAATTTTACTCCACTACCATAAAGGGTATAGCGAAAAAGAGATTTCTGAAAAATTGAATATCAGCAAAGGAACCGTAAAAAGCAGAAATTCTCGCGGGAAAGTAATGATAAAAAAACTATCTATGGAGGTAGAAAATAAATGA
- the purH gene encoding bifunctional phosphoribosylaminoimidazolecarboxamide formyltransferase/IMP cyclohydrolase, producing the protein MIKIQRALISVSDKTGLVEIGKFLEKHGVEILSTGGTLSELSKNGVNVTSVDSYTGFPEILGGRVKTLHPKIHGGLLGDPDNKEHERELLSHKIPSIDLIIVNLYPFASTIQKPNVTIEEAIENIDIGGPSMLRSGAKNYKHTVVITDLSDYEVLKKEMDENSGSVKKTTSFELAVKAFRNTASYDSVISNHLTSLLKIKYPEKITLSFRKKQDLRYGENPHQTAAFYEPLLAKSDFSPIQGKELSFNNMLDFDAAFHIASLLPKNTVSIIKHLNPCGIGSGETTLESFELAKRTDPISMFGGIIGVSGVVDDVLASKITEVFVEGVIAEKFTEEAKSVFSKKPNIRLIQIEKFKEALLEIDLRPIHHGILIQDRDYYTIQEKDFRVVTKLKPDEEDIKGLWFAWNCVRFIKSNAIVYTDTNSTIGIGAGQMSRVDSVELGALKAQKVGLSVVGTYVGSDAFFPFRDGIDAIAKVGAKAIIQPGGSIRDEEVIEAADKHGLIMVFTGMRHFRH; encoded by the coding sequence ATGATTAAAATCCAAAGAGCACTAATATCCGTAAGCGATAAAACCGGTTTAGTCGAAATCGGCAAATTTTTAGAAAAGCACGGCGTAGAAATCTTGTCCACAGGAGGCACACTTTCTGAGCTAAGTAAAAATGGAGTGAATGTGACCTCTGTGGATTCTTATACAGGATTTCCTGAAATACTTGGTGGAAGGGTCAAAACTCTTCACCCTAAAATCCATGGGGGACTACTCGGTGACCCGGACAATAAAGAGCACGAAAGAGAATTACTCTCTCACAAAATTCCTTCAATTGACTTAATCATAGTAAACCTTTACCCATTTGCATCCACAATTCAAAAACCAAATGTAACCATAGAAGAGGCAATTGAAAATATTGACATTGGTGGACCTTCCATGCTTAGGAGTGGGGCTAAAAATTATAAACATACAGTAGTAATTACAGATTTGTCCGATTATGAAGTTTTAAAAAAAGAAATGGATGAAAACAGTGGCTCGGTAAAAAAAACTACCTCTTTTGAGCTTGCAGTAAAAGCTTTTAGAAACACTGCCTCTTACGACTCGGTGATCTCTAATCACCTGACCTCACTATTAAAAATAAAATACCCAGAAAAAATTACACTTTCCTTTAGAAAAAAGCAAGACTTGCGATATGGTGAAAATCCACACCAAACTGCGGCGTTTTACGAGCCTTTACTCGCAAAGAGCGATTTTTCTCCTATTCAGGGGAAAGAATTGTCTTTTAATAATATGCTCGATTTTGACGCAGCCTTTCATATCGCAAGTCTTTTGCCTAAAAATACAGTATCTATCATCAAGCACTTAAACCCCTGTGGAATAGGCAGTGGAGAAACTACCCTTGAGTCTTTTGAACTCGCAAAAAGAACTGACCCAATTTCTATGTTTGGGGGAATTATCGGGGTGAGCGGGGTTGTAGATGATGTACTAGCCTCTAAAATTACAGAAGTTTTTGTAGAAGGAGTAATCGCTGAAAAATTCACAGAAGAAGCAAAATCCGTGTTTTCAAAAAAACCAAATATCCGACTAATCCAAATAGAAAAATTCAAAGAAGCACTTTTAGAAATAGACCTACGACCAATCCACCACGGTATCTTAATCCAAGACAGGGACTATTATACAATTCAAGAAAAAGATTTTAGAGTAGTGACTAAACTAAAACCTGACGAAGAAGATATTAAAGGGTTATGGTTTGCTTGGAATTGTGTTCGATTCATCAAATCCAATGCAATTGTTTACACAGATACTAACTCCACAATCGGGATAGGCGCAGGTCAAATGTCAAGGGTAGATTCGGTAGAGCTTGGAGCTTTAAAAGCACAAAAAGTTGGGCTGTCAGTTGTTGGAACTTATGTGGGAAGTGACGCATTTTTTCCGTTTAGAGATGGGATCGATGCAATCGCAAAAGTGGGAGCTAAGGCAATCATCCAGCCAGGTGGCTCTATTCGAGATGAAGAAGTGATTGAGGCTGCGGATAAGCACGGTTTGATTATGGTATTTACAGGGATGAGGCACTTTAGGCACTGA
- the fliS gene encoding flagellar export chaperone FliS: MSLARKENLVSGYDQYKKNEVATVSQGKLIVMLYEGAIRFLKIASENMTPRKYDLVNNNIIKAQDIVTELILALNMDEGGKMANDLLSIYVYIKKRLLEANMKKDSAIINEILGYFTNLKEAWEEVAKKETSAGNQVSIDRGAGFSIRG; encoded by the coding sequence ATGTCGCTTGCAAGAAAAGAAAATTTAGTTTCAGGGTATGACCAATACAAAAAGAATGAAGTGGCTACTGTAAGCCAGGGCAAGCTGATTGTAATGCTGTATGAGGGTGCAATTCGCTTCCTGAAAATTGCTTCGGAAAATATGACTCCACGAAAATACGATTTGGTAAATAACAATATTATCAAAGCCCAAGACATTGTAACCGAGCTGATCTTGGCTTTGAATATGGACGAGGGGGGTAAAATGGCAAACGACCTTTTAAGTATCTATGTATATATCAAAAAACGCCTCCTTGAAGCCAATATGAAGAAGGATTCTGCAATCATTAACGAAATCTTAGGGTATTTTACCAATCTAAAAGAGGCATGGGAAGAAGTGGCCAAAAAAGAAACGAGTGCAGGCAATCAAGTTTCCATTGATAGGGGAGCGGGGTTCTCGATCCGAGGATGA
- the fsa gene encoding fructose-6-phosphate aldolase — translation MKLFLDTAEVDEIQKIADLGILDGVTTNPSLIAKSKRKFKEVIKEICKITKGPVSAEVISIDYEGMLKEALELKEIAENVVIKIPLIGEGIKAVSELSKRNIDTNVTLCFSSPQALIAANAGATYISPFIGRLDDYSHDGLELISEIRNIYDNYGIQTKLLAASIRNPIHFKESALRGADCVTIPYSTFTTLIKHPLTEIGLNKFLEDSKNIIWT, via the coding sequence TTGAAACTTTTTTTAGATACGGCAGAGGTCGATGAAATCCAAAAAATTGCAGACCTTGGAATTTTAGACGGAGTAACCACAAATCCAAGTTTAATAGCAAAAAGCAAAAGAAAATTCAAAGAAGTAATAAAAGAAATCTGCAAAATTACCAAGGGGCCGGTAAGTGCCGAAGTGATTTCTATAGATTACGAAGGGATGCTGAAAGAAGCACTTGAGCTAAAAGAAATTGCAGAAAATGTAGTGATAAAAATTCCACTTATTGGCGAAGGAATAAAAGCAGTAAGCGAGTTATCCAAAAGAAACATAGACACAAATGTAACTCTTTGTTTTTCATCTCCACAAGCTCTAATCGCAGCAAACGCCGGAGCGACTTATATTTCACCGTTTATTGGCAGATTAGACGACTATAGCCACGATGGGTTGGAGTTAATTTCTGAAATCAGAAATATCTATGATAATTATGGGATTCAAACGAAACTATTGGCAGCATCCATTCGTAACCCGATCCATTTCAAAGAGTCGGCTTTACGCGGTGCCGATTGTGTTACCATCCCCTATTCTACCTTTACTACTCTTATTAAGCATCCACTAACAGAAATTGGTCTTAATAAATTTTTAGAAGACTCAAAAAATATAATCTGGACGTAA
- a CDS encoding Spy/CpxP family protein refolding chaperone, whose translation MKTFTKFIILMIIGGVSFTACRRHHPPSFQKFTEFITKKLTKELDLNDTQKAVLEKLKNEVIAKRQELQVHGHGERIPKELVEEIRKEKIDEAKAQKYFEAESAKHIALRGFILKKFIEFHSVLNPEQRNKLGDLILKMQKRFQHND comes from the coding sequence ATGAAAACATTTACAAAATTTATAATTCTAATGATCATTGGAGGGGTATCTTTTACAGCTTGCAGAAGACACCACCCACCCTCTTTTCAAAAATTTACAGAATTTATCACTAAGAAATTGACAAAAGAATTGGATTTGAACGATACCCAAAAAGCTGTATTAGAAAAACTGAAAAATGAAGTAATTGCAAAACGACAAGAACTTCAAGTCCACGGGCATGGAGAAAGAATACCAAAAGAATTAGTAGAAGAAATCAGAAAAGAAAAAATCGACGAAGCAAAAGCACAAAAATATTTTGAGGCTGAATCTGCAAAGCATATCGCACTTAGAGGTTTTATATTAAAAAAATTCATTGAGTTTCATTCTGTTTTAAATCCAGAGCAAAGAAATAAATTGGGAGATTTGATTCTAAAAATGCAAAAAAGATTTCAACACAATGACTGA
- a CDS encoding MBOAT family protein, with product MNFISIKFLALFIVLYVFYWNVSLKKKRILLIIASCIFYSFFSFNFLIHLIFIILINFLMIKYFLQKEVFVKLIVGVNLFNLILFKYFYFVLELIGQIFGIGVLSEKTELNRYFSSLLNLKVFELVLPATISYYTFQFISLGVDLKKKVISEKVEFFDIASYILFLPVMIAGPILRYKDIRSQFENPTMNEKDMADGLWLILVGIVKKILLSDLIALSIYPVFSKPADYSGLSLLYTSYFFAFHLYLDFSGLTDMARGIGKLLGFSLPENFKAPFFLSNFGDFWRRWHLTFSFWIRDYIYIPLGGSRKGELRTSFNLLITFILGGLWHGASLNFALWGFLTGIFLSIERFFGNLQFMEKIPKIPYLSFGLKYFFVLHIYLISWVLFFTPDVKTALLVMKNIAIMKKGLELTALETGFYVGVFTFLFHSVQEWPDAFRKFEKYKYRILPFGYILVLLVMISNQSGNLDFFYAKF from the coding sequence ATGAATTTTATATCTATAAAATTTTTAGCCTTATTTATAGTTCTGTACGTTTTCTATTGGAATGTATCTTTAAAAAAGAAAAGAATTTTACTTATTATTGCTTCTTGTATATTTTATTCTTTTTTTAGTTTTAATTTTTTAATTCATTTAATTTTTATAATCCTAATTAATTTTTTAATGATCAAATATTTTTTACAGAAAGAGGTTTTTGTAAAATTAATCGTAGGGGTAAATTTATTCAATCTGATTCTGTTTAAATATTTTTATTTTGTTTTAGAGTTAATCGGTCAAATTTTTGGGATAGGGGTCTTATCTGAAAAAACAGAATTGAATAGATATTTTTCAAGTTTACTAAACTTAAAAGTTTTTGAATTGGTCTTGCCCGCTACAATCAGTTACTATACTTTTCAATTTATTTCTCTTGGGGTGGATTTAAAGAAAAAAGTGATTTCAGAAAAGGTAGAATTTTTCGATATAGCTTCCTATATTTTATTTTTACCGGTGATGATTGCGGGTCCAATTTTACGATACAAAGACATTCGTTCTCAATTTGAAAATCCGACTATGAATGAAAAAGACATGGCAGACGGGCTTTGGTTGATTTTAGTTGGGATTGTAAAGAAGATACTACTCTCTGATTTAATTGCACTCTCTATCTATCCAGTATTCTCAAAACCTGCGGATTACTCCGGTTTATCTCTGCTTTATACGAGTTATTTTTTTGCTTTTCATTTGTACTTAGATTTTTCCGGATTAACAGACATGGCAAGAGGAATCGGAAAGTTACTCGGATTTTCTTTGCCCGAAAATTTTAAGGCTCCTTTTTTTCTTTCCAACTTTGGAGACTTTTGGAGAAGGTGGCACTTGACTTTTTCCTTTTGGATTAGAGATTATATTTATATTCCTCTTGGTGGGTCAAGAAAAGGAGAGCTTAGAACTTCTTTCAATCTACTCATTACATTTATTTTGGGAGGGCTTTGGCATGGCGCAAGTTTGAACTTTGCCTTGTGGGGATTTTTGACAGGAATTTTTTTGTCTATTGAAAGGTTTTTTGGAAATTTACAATTCATGGAAAAGATTCCCAAAATACCTTATCTATCGTTTGGGTTAAAATATTTTTTTGTACTCCATATCTATTTGATTTCGTGGGTTCTTTTTTTTACTCCGGATGTAAAAACGGCTCTTCTTGTAATGAAAAATATAGCTATAATGAAAAAAGGTTTGGAGCTTACGGCTTTAGAAACAGGTTTTTATGTAGGGGTATTCACCTTTCTTTTTCACTCAGTTCAAGAGTGGCCGGATGCCTTTAGAAAGTTTGAAAAATACAAATATAGAATTTTGCCTTTTGGATACATCCTTGTGTTGTTGGTAATGATATCCAATCAGAGTGGTAACTTAGATTTTTTCTATGCAAAATTTTAG